The Bacteroidota bacterium genome includes the window TAAAAAAATATGCGGAACTGCTCTCACAAATGGGATATACCAATATTCGGCAATACCTTGTTTATATTGATGATGAAACGAGCATATTTAATTTACACAAAGAGTCATGAACATAAAATGCGAGTTCCACTTGACCTTCAATATCTTTAAAATATGTTCAAGTAAAAGTAGAGTTTATACCGAATAAGGATTTTTGGGTGCTTTGGTGGCAAATGGATTTTCGCCACCAAAGCCTGTCTGCCGACAGCAGGCACGAAAGTTCCAAATTTTCACCAAATGTTTTTCTGAAAATTCCATATAATAATCTTATTCGGCATAATCTCTGGTATTATAAAACTTTAATTACTCCTTATATAAAGGTATTTTGCCATTTAACATCTATAATTGTTATGCTCCGATAAATACCTTAATTTCACGCCTCAATTTTAATTATTTAATAAAAGTATTCAAATGAAAAATTCAATTTTAGCTATATCTATTGGAACGATCCTGGCGGCCGGCTGCTCAAACAGAAATGAACCGAACACAACTATTTTAGCCGCAAACAATTCAATTGATCTCTCCAACTTTGATACAACTGTGGCACCTGGCGATAACTTTTTTCAATATGTAAACGGCAACTGGTTAAAAAACAACCCCATCCCTTCCAACGAAAGCAGCTGGAGCAGTTTCAATATTATACGTGATGACAATTTTGCGAAACTGCGTGTTCTGCTTGAAGATGCCGCGAAAGCAAGCGGTGAAACCGGCAGCATAAAACAAAAAGTGGGCGATTTTTATGCCCTGGCGATGGACTCTACCAAATTGGAAAAGGACGGTATCACCCCTTTGAATGATGAATTCAAAGCAATAAGTGATATTAAAAATATGCAGGAACTCGCTAAACAGATCGCTCATCACCATTCTATAGGTGTAAAAACATTATTTGATTTCAGCGTTGGCGCTGATCCTAAAATAAGCACAGAAAATATTGCCACCATAAACCAGGATGGTCTTGGATTGCCTGATATGGACTATTACCTGAATCCGGACCCATCAATGGAAGAGATCAGAAAAAAGTATGTCACCTACGTCACCAATATGTTCAGGTTGGCCGGCGAACCGGAAAAACAGGCCGGTTCTATTGCTTCAAAGATCTTTGAGTTTGAGAAAGAACTGGCAAAAAAGTGCATGACGCGTGTACAACTTCGCAATATTGAGGCCCAATACAATAAAAAAACATTAAAGGAATTCACTGACGCATACAATAATTTCGATTGGAATACCTATTTCCAGACACTTGGTGTTGATTCAAAAATTCAAACCCTGATCATTGGTCAGCCTGAGTTTATGGCACAGATCAATAAACTTGTGAGATCCGTTTCGCCTGATGACTGGAAAAATTATCTGCGCTGGAGCCTCATTAATTCATCTGCAGCTAAACTAAGTGATAATTTCGTCGCAGAAAACTTCAACTTTTATGGAACAACTTTAAACGGTATCAAAACCCTTAAGCCCAGGTGGAGAAGAGTTACGCAACAATCGGACGGATCACTCCGTGACCTTGTCGGACAATTGTATGTTGAAAAATATTTCAGTGAAGAGGCAAAAAAGAAAGTGAATACAATGGTAGACAACCTTACCGCAGCATACAAAGAGCGTATCAACACACGTGAATGGATGGGACCGGAAACAAAAAAACAAGCGCTTCATAAACTGGAAACAGTTATGCGGAAACTTGCATACCCCGACAAATGGCGGGATTACTCTTCGCTGGAGATAAAACGCGATGCTTACATTTTGAATTTTTTCCGAACCAATAACTTTGAGTTCAAATACATGACAAGTAAGCTGGGACAACCGGTTGACAAAACTGAATGGGGTATGACTCCTCCAACGGTGAATGCATATTACAATCCTTCGTTTAATGAAATTGTGTTTCCCGCGGGAATTATGCAGGCTCCTTTTTTTGATGCCAATGCGGATGACGCTGTTAATTACGGGGGAATGGGCGCAGTAATTGGTCATGAACTCACACATGGTTTTGATGATCAGGGCTGTCAATATGATGCTGACGGAAACCTGAAAAACTGGTGGACAAAGGAAGACAGTCTACGATTCAAACAAAGAACAAATATGGTTATTGACGCCTTCAACCACTTTACAGTGCTCGATACTTTCCATATCAATGGCCAGCTTACTGTCGGAGAAAATATTGCCGATCTTGGGGGCCTGACCATTGCCTATTATGCTTACAAAAAATCGCTTGAGGGCAAACCTGCACCGGGTAAGATCGATGGTTTAACAGGCGAACAGCGTTTCTTTATTTCATGGGCCCAGGCCTGGAGAGGCAGCATGCGTCCTGAAGCATTAAAACAGATGCTTAAAACAAATCCGCACTCACCGGCTATCGCACGTGTTATAATGCCTCTTTCTAATATGANNTCTTTCTAATATGAAAGAATTTTATGAAACATTCGATGTGAAGGAAGGAAATACTATGTATCATCCCGATAAAGAACGGGCGGAGATATGGTAGTTGTTGGGTGTTAGTTGTTGGTTGTAACTTGCAAACTGCCATTTTCCCCAACAACTAACAACCGACAACTATTCATGGTACCGTTAAATTTACATTCACACTGCACCCGTTTTTATCCTTGATATTTACATTATAAACACCTGGACACAACTGATTCTTATATCTTTTGTCGTACCCATCAGGCCACGAATAGGAGTATGGGCTTGTTCCTCCCGTTGCATTTACCATTAGCCATTCCTTGCATCCACAGCCTGTACAGTTCGCGGTGCCTTTGGTAAATTGTCCTGTTAAAGTGCAAGTACCACACGGTATACCCGTAATAACAAACGTTGCGGCTTGTGTTTGATTGCAATTACTTGTTGCGGTCACTGT containing:
- a CDS encoding M13 family metallopeptidase, translated to MKNSILAISIGTILAAGCSNRNEPNTTILAANNSIDLSNFDTTVAPGDNFFQYVNGNWLKNNPIPSNESSWSSFNIIRDDNFAKLRVLLEDAAKASGETGSIKQKVGDFYALAMDSTKLEKDGITPLNDEFKAISDIKNMQELAKQIAHHHSIGVKTLFDFSVGADPKISTENIATINQDGLGLPDMDYYLNPDPSMEEIRKKYVTYVTNMFRLAGEPEKQAGSIASKIFEFEKELAKKCMTRVQLRNIEAQYNKKTLKEFTDAYNNFDWNTYFQTLGVDSKIQTLIIGQPEFMAQINKLVRSVSPDDWKNYLRWSLINSSAAKLSDNFVAENFNFYGTTLNGIKTLKPRWRRVTQQSDGSLRDLVGQLYVEKYFSEEAKKKVNTMVDNLTAAYKERINTREWMGPETKKQALHKLETVMRKLAYPDKWRDYSSLEIKRDAYILNFFRTNNFEFKYMTSKLGQPVDKTEWGMTPPTVNAYYNPSFNEIVFPAGIMQAPFFDANADDAVNYGGMGAVIGHELTHGFDDQGCQYDADGNLKNWWTKEDSLRFKQRTNMVIDAFNHFTVLDTFHINGQLTVGENIADLGGLTIAYYAYKKSLEGKPAPGKIDGLTGEQRFFISWAQAWRGSMRPEALKQMLKTNPHSPAIARVIMPLSNMXSF